One genomic segment of Rivularia sp. PCC 7116 includes these proteins:
- a CDS encoding restriction endonuclease subunit S, whose translation MNEIELPSYWKIINLEKICKKKPQNGAFIKKPEWDEGTIFVNVKDTYRDVVVNLTKVKRLKASLEDVKKYGLKVGDLLFVRSSLKREGIGQCCLIETLIEPAIFDCHLIRISTIKEIAYPLYIAYFFLSEPARNDLIARSKTTTMTTINQQGLIESTIPLPPLPEQKSIAQTLRTIQKAKQTRQRELELERERKAALMQYLFTHGTRNEALQQTEIGEIPESWDVVKLESLLREPLKNGHSAPASNSKEGIRTLILTAVTKNNFSIKNTKLTQANADKVKNLWLEPGDIFIERANTYEMVGLAALYEGETNFAIYPDLMVRVRVKQETIFPKYLVEFFLTPMCRAYFKKNASGTAASMPKIDQGVIRRVNILLPSYEEQKEIVEISRSCDRKISSLEKEIAILDELFHAMLEQLMTGKISTKHLSEIHL comes from the coding sequence ATGAATGAGATAGAATTACCTTCTTATTGGAAAATTATAAATTTAGAAAAAATCTGCAAAAAAAAGCCTCAAAATGGAGCTTTTATCAAAAAACCTGAATGGGATGAAGGCACAATTTTTGTTAATGTTAAAGATACATATAGAGATGTAGTTGTTAACCTAACAAAAGTAAAACGTTTAAAAGCTTCACTTGAAGATGTCAAAAAATACGGTCTTAAAGTAGGTGATTTGTTATTTGTCCGCTCTTCGCTAAAGCGTGAAGGTATTGGTCAATGTTGCCTTATAGAGACATTAATTGAACCTGCAATATTTGATTGCCATTTAATTAGAATATCTACAATCAAAGAAATTGCATATCCTCTTTACATAGCATATTTTTTTCTGTCTGAGCCAGCTAGAAATGACTTAATTGCAAGGTCTAAAACTACTACAATGACTACTATTAACCAACAAGGTTTGATAGAGTCTACCATTCCTCTCCCCCCACTCCCCGAACAAAAATCAATAGCCCAAACCCTGCGAACCATCCAGAAAGCCAAACAAACCCGTCAGCGAGAGTTAGAACTCGAACGGGAACGCAAAGCTGCACTGATGCAGTATCTTTTTACTCATGGGACTCGTAATGAAGCGCTTCAGCAGACGGAAATTGGTGAGATTCCTGAGAGTTGGGATGTTGTGAAGTTGGAAAGTTTGCTACGAGAACCTTTAAAAAACGGTCATTCAGCACCAGCAAGTAATTCTAAAGAAGGTATTAGGACTCTTATTTTAACAGCGGTAACTAAAAATAATTTTTCTATTAAAAATACAAAATTAACTCAAGCTAATGCTGATAAAGTTAAAAATCTGTGGCTAGAACCTGGCGATATTTTTATTGAAAGAGCAAATACTTATGAAATGGTAGGGTTAGCTGCTTTGTATGAGGGTGAAACAAACTTTGCTATTTATCCTGATTTAATGGTTCGCGTTCGAGTCAAACAAGAAACAATTTTTCCTAAGTATTTGGTTGAGTTTTTTCTGACTCCAATGTGCAGAGCTTATTTTAAGAAAAATGCTTCTGGAACAGCAGCTAGTATGCCAAAAATAGATCAAGGTGTAATACGAAGAGTTAATATTCTACTACCTTCTTATGAAGAGCAGAAGGAAATTGTTGAGATATCAAGAAGTTGCGATCGCAAAATTTCCTCCTTAGAAAAAGAAATCGCGATTCTCGACGAACTTTTCCACGCCATGTTAGAACAACTGATGACAGGTAAAATATCTACCAAACACTTAAGCGAGATACACTTATGA
- a CDS encoding type I restriction endonuclease subunit R encodes MSEASAVQRPMLKYANQIGWDYLSTKEALQRREGKGEDKLKERYLTDILRTQLIKLNPGVVTSNNVDEILRRLRNLDSTIAGNREALNWLQGKESIFVETENRDRNVTLIDFNNPENNIFQVTDEWTQKGVIVKNRADVIFLINGIPVAIAEAKGERKTDGLALGINQIRRYHNETPEILTFPQLFEVTELWNFWYGLTWNTNRKNLFEWKLTSPLTPPLQGKGNKVIQEGDYEEKIKTFFDKQRFLKVLRYYIVFLERDEGLTKVVLRQHQTRAVEKVIERIQDNTKKKGLVWHTQGSGKTLTMITVAALLRNISGDNTVIMIVDRNELENQLDKNLIAYGIKSYELAENKVELQQLIRDDYRGLIVAMIHKFDKMDVVNQRSTISVLVDEAHRTTGGNFGIYLMAALPNATFIGFTGTPVSKVAKGKKSTFDTFGEPSDDKKTLDLYSTADSVRDGTTLQLNYALAASEFLVPKEILEQEFLQLQNTEDVSDIEELDGILQRAVNLRNFLKSDDRVDKVAQFVAKHFRETVEPMGFKAFLVGVDREACKLYKQALDKYLPAEYSKVVYSRTTEEGLREYNLTETKEKEVRKAFIKKSVVSAQIILSKKAVDFIESRPQDFTYDSNSNLTITGNCSREDVQTLENYCDNEPDAVSKIRQLYEDYSKGLPKILIVTEKLLTGFDAPILYCMYLDKPMRDHVLLQGIARVNRPYADASGLVKPYGFVLDFIGIFGENLEKALSFESGEINHVIQNLDVVKQELNSLMEDTAPVYLPLARGWDDKAKEKAAVHFADKEIREEFFRFARKLQTIYEILSPDPDLGGEFMKKYKAIVRLYATIRAAYNTNPYIDLELVAKTKELVRRNVKIGELEMPGTIHQLNAEQLEKFRQTDTTDNVKILNLSKAISKDVIEGSARSPFLISIGERAEKVRQAFENRQIEASEALTQLNEIADERVEAEQERQQLDVDENTFAIYTVIKQAVDNQNVEQAKTINAVYSNFPDYWWDARQEIDLRTELYATLYPLTNEVEKTIEVSNNLLKLERVES; translated from the coding sequence ATGAGTGAAGCCTCCGCCGTTCAAAGACCAATGCTAAAATATGCCAATCAAATTGGCTGGGACTATTTATCTACAAAGGAAGCATTACAACGGCGAGAAGGAAAGGGAGAGGATAAACTCAAAGAGCGCTACTTAACCGATATTCTCCGCACTCAACTAATTAAACTCAACCCCGGTGTTGTCACTTCTAACAACGTTGATGAAATTCTTCGTCGTCTGCGTAACCTTGATAGTACCATTGCAGGCAACCGCGAAGCTTTAAACTGGTTGCAGGGTAAAGAATCTATCTTTGTAGAAACAGAAAACCGCGATAGAAACGTTACTCTTATAGACTTTAACAACCCCGAAAATAACATCTTCCAAGTTACTGATGAATGGACGCAAAAAGGTGTAATAGTTAAGAACCGGGCTGATGTAATTTTTCTGATCAACGGTATTCCCGTCGCTATAGCAGAAGCCAAGGGAGAAAGGAAAACTGATGGTTTAGCATTGGGAATCAACCAAATTCGTCGCTACCACAACGAAACTCCGGAGATACTTACTTTTCCTCAACTCTTTGAAGTCACCGAACTGTGGAATTTTTGGTATGGCTTAACCTGGAATACTAACCGTAAGAATTTATTTGAGTGGAAATTGACCTCTCCCCTAACCCCTCCCCTACAAGGGAAGGGGAATAAAGTTATTCAAGAAGGGGATTACGAAGAGAAAATCAAAACCTTCTTTGATAAACAACGGTTTTTGAAAGTTCTCAGATATTATATTGTTTTCCTCGAACGAGATGAGGGTTTAACTAAAGTTGTTCTCCGTCAACATCAAACCCGTGCTGTTGAGAAAGTCATAGAACGGATTCAAGACAATACCAAGAAAAAGGGACTTGTTTGGCATACCCAAGGTAGCGGTAAAACCCTGACGATGATTACAGTTGCTGCTCTACTCCGCAATATTAGCGGTGATAACACTGTAATTATGATAGTTGACCGCAACGAGCTAGAAAATCAACTTGATAAAAATCTTATAGCTTACGGTATTAAAAGCTATGAGTTAGCAGAAAATAAAGTCGAATTACAGCAACTTATCCGTGATGATTATCGTGGCTTAATTGTGGCGATGATTCACAAGTTTGACAAAATGGATGTTGTAAACCAGCGTTCTACAATTTCCGTTTTAGTAGATGAAGCGCACCGTACAACTGGGGGTAATTTCGGAATTTACTTAATGGCTGCGCTTCCCAATGCAACTTTTATCGGTTTCACGGGTACACCAGTTAGTAAAGTAGCGAAAGGGAAAAAAAGCACATTCGACACATTCGGCGAACCTAGTGACGACAAAAAGACTTTAGACCTTTATTCTACCGCCGACTCGGTAAGAGATGGTACGACTTTACAACTCAATTATGCTCTTGCTGCATCGGAGTTTCTGGTTCCCAAAGAAATTTTAGAACAAGAATTTTTACAATTACAAAACACCGAAGACGTTAGCGATATTGAGGAACTTGACGGTATACTTCAACGGGCTGTTAATTTAAGAAACTTCCTCAAAAGCGATGACAGAGTTGATAAAGTTGCTCAATTCGTCGCCAAACATTTCCGCGAAACTGTTGAACCAATGGGTTTCAAAGCCTTTTTGGTAGGTGTAGACCGCGAAGCCTGTAAACTTTATAAACAAGCCCTTGACAAATATCTCCCTGCTGAATATTCAAAAGTTGTTTATTCCCGTACCACTGAGGAAGGATTGCGAGAATATAATCTTACAGAAACAAAAGAGAAAGAAGTCCGCAAAGCTTTTATTAAAAAATCCGTTGTTTCCGCTCAAATTATTTTATCTAAAAAAGCTGTAGATTTTATTGAATCTCGTCCTCAAGATTTTACTTACGACTCCAACAGCAATTTAACTATTACAGGTAACTGTTCCCGTGAAGATGTTCAAACCCTAGAAAACTATTGCGATAACGAACCAGATGCAGTTAGTAAAATCCGTCAACTTTACGAAGACTACAGCAAAGGATTACCCAAAATCCTCATCGTCACCGAGAAACTGCTAACGGGTTTTGATGCACCGATACTTTACTGTATGTATCTCGACAAACCAATGCGCGACCATGTTTTATTACAAGGAATAGCGCGTGTTAACCGTCCCTACGCAGATGCATCCGGCTTAGTTAAACCCTACGGTTTTGTTCTCGATTTTATCGGCATTTTTGGGGAAAATCTAGAGAAAGCTTTATCATTTGAATCTGGAGAAATTAACCACGTCATCCAGAATCTTGATGTTGTGAAACAAGAACTAAATAGTTTAATGGAAGACACTGCACCTGTGTATTTACCATTAGCTAGAGGATGGGACGATAAAGCCAAAGAAAAAGCTGCGGTACATTTTGCTGATAAAGAAATACGAGAAGAATTCTTTAGATTTGCCCGAAAATTGCAGACTATTTACGAAATTCTCTCACCCGACCCAGATTTAGGTGGGGAATTCATGAAAAAATACAAAGCCATTGTTAGACTTTACGCCACAATACGCGCAGCTTATAATACCAATCCTTACATAGATTTAGAACTCGTCGCCAAAACCAAAGAACTAGTACGTCGTAACGTTAAAATTGGCGAGTTAGAAATGCCGGGAACGATTCACCAACTTAACGCCGAACAATTAGAAAAATTCCGTCAAACTGACACAACCGATAACGTTAAAATTCTAAACTTAAGTAAGGCAATTTCCAAAGACGTAATTGAGGGAAGTGCGCGATCGCCATTTTTGATTTCCATTGGTGAACGAGCCGAGAAAGTCCGTCAAGCCTTTGAAAACCGCCAAATAGAAGCTTCTGAAGCTTTAACTCAACTAAATGAAATAGCCGACGAACGTGTTGAAGCAGAGCAAGAGCGTCAGCAGCTAGATGTTGATGAAAATACCTTCGCCATCTACACTGTCATTAAGCAAGCAGTAGATAACCAAAATGTCGAGCAAGCTAAAACCATTAACGCAGTTTACAGCAACTTCCCCGATTACTGGTGGGATGCTCGTCAAGAAATCGACTTAAGAACAGAACTCTACGCTACTCTTTACCCCTTAACAAACGAAGTTGAGAAAACAATTGAAGTTAGTAATAACTTACTAAAACTAGAACGGGTTGAATCATGA
- a CDS encoding M48 family metallopeptidase: MSATPLQSKIQDSAKWKDSQELKDAVSKWEERINVKVKKISLRGMKRKWASISTTGNLTLNTELLELPKELGEFVIVHELVHLLVPNHGKVFKCFMSIYLPDWEEREKRLQEK, encoded by the coding sequence ATGAGCGCTACTCCCTTACAGTCCAAAATCCAAGATTCAGCAAAGTGGAAAGACAGCCAAGAACTCAAAGATGCTGTAAGTAAGTGGGAAGAACGAATTAACGTCAAAGTTAAGAAAATTAGCTTACGTGGGATGAAGCGAAAATGGGCATCTATTTCTACCACGGGAAATTTAACGCTGAATACAGAATTATTGGAACTACCTAAAGAACTAGGTGAGTTTGTTATCGTTCATGAATTAGTACATTTGCTCGTACCCAATCATGGAAAGGTGTTTAAGTGCTTTATGTCCATTTATTTGCCGGATTGGGAGGAGAGGGAGAAGCGATTGCAAGAAAAATAA
- a CDS encoding TIGR04255 family protein, translated as MKLPDYERVIYEYNPLIEVTAQIRFPTILKITSQQPVDFQDSVRFEYPIFEASRNLQIPVEVSNLLTQFSPNIASDLTYQFKSEDLSWQLSLDKNSITLVTNKYERYEKFIEKFKNTVEIFEKIYNPSFYSRISLRYRDLIIRSKLNIPDKEWMELIPKHIASELYTPELEESIINFVKNLKLQTDFGQVNFNHGLVQVKDTEKNIDELAYLLDADFFTQEKLERGKNVWSTFDKANRTARNLFRWSITEELHNAMRPQTI; from the coding sequence ATGAAGCTCCCAGATTATGAAAGAGTCATATATGAGTACAATCCTCTAATTGAGGTGACTGCTCAAATCAGGTTTCCAACTATTTTGAAAATTACAAGCCAGCAACCTGTAGATTTTCAAGATAGTGTTAGGTTTGAATATCCTATTTTTGAAGCTTCTAGAAACCTGCAAATACCAGTTGAAGTGTCAAACCTCTTGACTCAATTTAGCCCAAATATTGCTAGTGATTTGACATATCAATTTAAGTCGGAAGATTTAAGTTGGCAGCTTTCTCTAGATAAAAACTCTATTACACTTGTTACTAATAAATATGAAAGATATGAAAAATTTATTGAAAAATTTAAAAATACTGTAGAAATATTTGAGAAGATATATAATCCATCATTTTACTCAAGAATAAGCTTAAGATACCGTGATTTAATTATTAGGTCAAAACTAAATATTCCTGATAAAGAATGGATGGAATTAATACCTAAACATATTGCGTCTGAACTATATACTCCAGAGCTAGAAGAATCAATAATCAATTTTGTCAAAAATTTAAAGTTACAAACCGATTTTGGTCAAGTAAACTTTAATCATGGACTTGTCCAGGTTAAGGATACAGAAAAAAATATTGATGAATTAGCTTATTTATTAGATGCTGATTTTTTCACACAAGAAAAGTTAGAAAGAGGTAAGAATGTTTGGAGTACGTTTGATAAAGCAAATCGTACAGCCAGAAATCTCTTTCGTTGGAGTATAACAGAAGAATTACACAATGCAATGCGACCCCAAACTATATAG
- a CDS encoding TniQ family protein, with the protein MQAENIKPWLFRVKPLEGESLSHFLGRFRRANDLTPSGLGKATGLGGAIARWEKFRFIPSPSHQQLGKLASVVGVDVDRLVMMLPPAGVGMKLEPIRLCGACYAESPRHKIKWQFKVTQGCNQHKSTLLSECPECGARFKVPALWVDGWCHRCFTTFGEMSKYQKSITVFNS; encoded by the coding sequence ATGCAAGCAGAAAATATTAAGCCTTGGTTGTTTCGAGTAAAGCCATTAGAGGGAGAAAGCTTAAGCCATTTTTTAGGAAGATTTCGACGGGCTAATGATTTAACACCTTCTGGACTGGGTAAAGCTACCGGACTTGGGGGTGCGATCGCACGTTGGGAGAAATTTCGGTTTATTCCATCTCCTTCTCATCAGCAGTTGGGGAAATTAGCTAGTGTCGTAGGGGTTGATGTTGATAGGTTAGTGATGATGTTACCACCTGCTGGGGTGGGGATGAAGCTTGAGCCAATTCGTTTATGTGGGGCTTGTTATGCTGAGTCTCCTCGTCACAAGATTAAATGGCAGTTTAAAGTGACGCAGGGATGTAATCAGCACAAATCAACCTTGCTGTCTGAGTGTCCTGAATGTGGAGCGAGATTTAAGGTTCCAGCGTTGTGGGTTGATGGTTGGTGTCATAGGTGTTTTACGACTTTTGGGGAGATGAGTAAATACCAAAAGTCAATTACAGTATTTAATTCATAG
- a CDS encoding TniB family NTP-binding protein gives MTDIQAQAVAQQLGAIPTNNENLQAEIQRLRGKNFVPLEQVKKLHDWLEGKRQSRQSGRVVGESRTGKTMGCNAYRLRHKPTQKHGKPPTVPVVYIQIPQECGARDLFSMILEHLKYQVTKGTVSEIRDRAFRVLKGCAVEMVIIDEADRLKPKTFAEVRDIFDKLEIPVILVGTDRLDTVIKRDEQVYNRFRSCHRFGKFSGEDFKRTVEIWEKQILKLPVASNLSSKKILKTLGEATGGYIGLMDMILRESAIRALKKGLQKIDLETLKEVTEEYR, from the coding sequence ATGACCGATATACAAGCTCAGGCAGTTGCTCAACAGTTAGGTGCTATTCCTACCAATAATGAAAACTTGCAAGCAGAAATTCAGCGTTTGCGAGGTAAAAATTTTGTTCCCCTTGAGCAAGTAAAAAAGCTCCATGATTGGTTAGAGGGGAAACGGCAATCACGTCAATCTGGAAGGGTTGTAGGTGAATCTAGAACGGGTAAAACTATGGGTTGCAATGCTTACAGATTAAGGCATAAACCCACACAGAAACACGGGAAGCCTCCAACTGTACCTGTTGTATATATTCAAATTCCTCAAGAGTGTGGTGCAAGAGATTTATTCAGTATGATTCTTGAGCATTTGAAGTATCAGGTAACTAAAGGAACAGTATCAGAGATTAGAGATAGGGCTTTTCGAGTGTTAAAAGGTTGTGCAGTGGAGATGGTAATTATTGATGAAGCTGACCGTCTTAAGCCGAAAACCTTTGCAGAGGTGCGTGATATCTTTGATAAATTGGAAATTCCAGTCATATTGGTGGGGACTGACCGATTAGACACGGTGATTAAGCGGGATGAGCAAGTTTATAATCGCTTTCGGTCTTGCCATCGCTTTGGTAAATTCTCTGGGGAAGATTTTAAGCGGACAGTAGAAATTTGGGAGAAGCAAATTTTAAAGTTACCAGTAGCTTCTAATCTTTCGAGTAAGAAGATTCTGAAGACTTTAGGGGAAGCAACGGGTGGTTATATTGGTTTGATGGACATGATTCTGCGAGAGTCAGCAATTCGCGCTTTAAAAAAGGGATTGCAAAAAATTGATTTGGAAACTTTGAAGGAAGTAACTGAGGAATATCGGTAA
- a CDS encoding Mu transposase C-terminal domain-containing protein has protein sequence MHDSEFSATSKGLSCAASQKEENVIVSELSDEARLKIEVIQSLLQNDDGATYTQRLQQAAKKLGKSVRTVRRLVDKWEREGLAGLVQNRRADKGKYRVDQNWQEFVLKTYKEGNKGSRRMTRQQVFIRVKARANELNLKPPSHMTVYRILQPLIDKQEQVKSVRSPGWRGSRLSVKTRDGNDLQVEYSNQVWQCDHTLADILLVDRHGKVLGRPWLTTVIDSYSRCIMGINLGYDAPSSQVVALALRHAILAKQYGSEYGLHEKWGTYGLPQHFYTDGGRDFRSNHLQEIGVQLGFVCHLRDRPSEGGSVERPFKTFNTELFSTLQGYTGSNVQERPKEAEKDACLTLRQLEQLLVRYIVDNYNQRLDARMGDQTRFQRWESGLIGMPNLLSDRDLDICLMKKMRRQIQRGGYLQFENLMYRGELLAGYAGESVVLRYDPRDITTVLVYRRKGSKEEFLARAFAQDLETEQVSLDEAKASSRKVREAGKEVSNRSIFAEVRDRETFTTTKKTKKQRQKAEQAELKQAQQPLPVEVSEEVEVTKNESQPEVEMLEVFDYEQMQEDYGF, from the coding sequence ATGCATGATTCTGAATTTTCTGCAACCTCTAAAGGTTTATCTTGCGCGGCTTCTCAAAAAGAAGAGAATGTTATTGTTTCTGAGCTTTCTGATGAAGCTCGGCTAAAAATAGAAGTGATTCAAAGTCTCTTGCAAAATGATGACGGTGCCACATATACTCAACGGCTTCAACAAGCAGCAAAAAAACTTGGTAAGTCGGTACGTACAGTTAGGCGACTGGTCGATAAATGGGAACGAGAAGGTCTAGCTGGGCTGGTACAAAATCGAAGAGCCGATAAAGGAAAGTATCGAGTTGATCAAAACTGGCAAGAGTTTGTATTGAAAACTTATAAGGAGGGGAATAAGGGAAGTAGAAGAATGACTCGTCAGCAGGTATTTATTCGAGTCAAAGCAAGAGCTAATGAACTAAATCTTAAGCCTCCTTCTCATATGACGGTCTATCGGATTTTGCAACCTTTAATAGATAAACAAGAACAAGTTAAAAGTGTTCGTTCTCCAGGTTGGCGTGGTTCACGCTTGTCTGTTAAAACTCGTGATGGAAATGATTTACAAGTGGAATACAGTAACCAAGTATGGCAATGCGACCATACCCTTGCTGATATTTTATTAGTAGATCGGCATGGCAAAGTTCTTGGTCGTCCTTGGTTAACCACAGTCATTGACAGTTATTCACGCTGCATTATGGGTATTAACTTGGGTTACGACGCACCAAGTTCTCAAGTTGTAGCTTTGGCATTACGCCATGCGATTTTAGCAAAGCAATATGGTTCTGAATATGGACTGCATGAAAAATGGGGTACTTACGGCTTACCACAACACTTTTATACAGATGGAGGAAGAGATTTTCGTTCTAACCATTTGCAAGAGATAGGAGTCCAGTTGGGGTTTGTATGTCATCTTCGCGACCGACCGTCTGAAGGTGGTAGTGTCGAGCGTCCTTTTAAAACTTTTAACACTGAATTATTCTCTACTTTACAGGGATACACGGGTTCAAATGTACAAGAACGCCCAAAAGAAGCTGAGAAAGATGCTTGTCTAACACTACGACAGTTAGAGCAGCTTTTAGTACGCTACATAGTTGATAACTATAACCAACGGCTTGATGCACGGATGGGCGACCAGACAAGATTTCAGCGTTGGGAGTCTGGATTAATCGGAATGCCAAATTTGCTTTCCGATAGGGATTTAGATATTTGCTTAATGAAGAAAATGCGACGACAAATCCAACGTGGAGGATATCTACAATTTGAAAACCTTATGTATCGAGGGGAACTTTTAGCGGGATATGCAGGGGAAAGCGTTGTCCTAAGATATGACCCCAGAGATATTACAACTGTTTTAGTTTATCGCCGAAAAGGAAGTAAAGAAGAGTTTTTAGCTAGGGCATTTGCTCAAGATTTGGAGACAGAGCAAGTATCTCTAGATGAGGCTAAAGCCAGTAGTCGTAAGGTTAGAGAAGCAGGTAAGGAGGTAAGCAATCGCTCAATTTTCGCAGAGGTGCGCGATCGCGAAACTTTTACTACTACAAAGAAAACCAAAAAACAACGTCAGAAAGCAGAACAGGCTGAGCTTAAGCAAGCCCAACAACCTTTACCTGTTGAGGTGTCCGAAGAAGTAGAAGTGACAAAAAATGAAAGTCAGCCAGAGGTAGAGATGCTCGAAGTATTTGATTACGAACAAATGCAAGAAGATTACGGGTTTTAA
- a CDS encoding tetratricopeptide repeat protein, whose amino-acid sequence MNNNTSQNLEEINQLNREVVRLAGEGDIKQAISITKKAIKLTKEKIGEHKVLADSLNNLAELYRIQGNYPDAQPLLIESTEMRKQLLGENHPDVAQSLNNLAAFYVIQGNYPEAENYFFQALHLWKIHLGEEHEEIATILNNIAEVYREQGRYAESEKMHIKSLNMRQSLFGEKHSDVAQSLDNLAAIYENQARYQDAETMHLEALAMRKKLLGEEHWNVAASLNNLAALYNSQGRFAEAEDYYTQACELCKKCLGNDKHPSIAIILNNLGGISENLGRYADAERIHLQALEIRKAIFGKEHLEVAQSLNNLGNVYLLRGLYLKAEEVYQQAYDIRKLFLNPEHPDIVQLLHNFAVLYTYQGRYQTAESICLKTLDSIEKAYGKNHPNYADNLNHLALVYQKQGNYSQAEQKYLTVLAIRKNIFGEEHHDIVKSLNRIAEIYRLQGRYSQAEAIYKENYQLAKRLLGEMHPDVAGILNSLAVLYDAQFKYAEAEKLFTEVLLIIRSQFGNNHPQVATTLNNLATVYGSLERFSEAEEFVH is encoded by the coding sequence ATGAACAACAACACCTCTCAAAACCTCGAAGAAATAAACCAACTCAACCGAGAAGTTGTAAGATTAGCCGGAGAAGGTGATATAAAACAAGCAATATCTATCACCAAAAAAGCAATTAAACTAACTAAAGAAAAAATCGGCGAGCATAAAGTTTTAGCAGACAGCCTCAATAACCTCGCAGAATTATACCGAATTCAAGGTAACTATCCAGATGCCCAACCATTGCTGATTGAAAGCACAGAAATGAGAAAGCAATTGTTGGGAGAAAATCATCCCGATGTTGCTCAAAGTTTAAATAATCTAGCTGCATTTTATGTAATTCAAGGTAATTATCCTGAAGCTGAAAACTATTTTTTTCAAGCTTTGCATCTGTGGAAAATTCACCTTGGTGAAGAACATGAAGAAATTGCGACTATTTTAAATAATATTGCCGAAGTATATCGAGAGCAAGGACGTTATGCAGAATCAGAGAAAATGCATATCAAATCTTTAAATATGCGACAATCTCTATTTGGAGAAAAACATTCCGATGTTGCTCAGAGTCTGGATAATTTAGCTGCAATCTATGAAAACCAAGCACGCTATCAAGATGCGGAAACAATGCATTTAGAAGCATTAGCAATGCGTAAAAAATTGCTTGGTGAAGAACATTGGAATGTGGCAGCGAGTTTAAATAATTTAGCCGCTTTATATAATTCTCAAGGACGTTTTGCGGAAGCTGAAGATTATTATACCCAAGCTTGTGAATTATGTAAAAAATGTTTGGGGAATGACAAACATCCCTCTATTGCTATTATTTTAAATAATCTTGGCGGTATTTCTGAAAATCTAGGTCGTTATGCAGATGCGGAAAGAATTCATTTACAAGCTTTAGAAATCCGAAAAGCAATATTTGGAAAAGAGCATTTAGAAGTTGCTCAAAGTCTAAATAATTTAGGTAATGTTTATCTACTTCGAGGACTTTATTTAAAAGCCGAAGAAGTTTATCAACAAGCTTACGACATTAGAAAATTATTTTTAAATCCAGAACATCCCGATATTGTCCAACTATTACATAATTTTGCGGTACTCTATACTTATCAAGGACGTTATCAAACAGCAGAATCTATTTGTTTAAAAACACTTGATTCAATTGAAAAAGCATACGGTAAAAATCATCCCAATTACGCCGATAACTTAAACCATTTAGCGCTAGTTTATCAAAAACAAGGAAATTATTCTCAAGCCGAACAAAAATATTTAACAGTTTTAGCCATTAGAAAAAATATATTCGGAGAAGAGCATCACGATATTGTCAAAAGTTTAAATAGAATCGCAGAAATTTACCGCTTACAAGGAAGATATTCTCAAGCAGAAGCAATATACAAAGAAAATTATCAGTTAGCAAAACGCTTACTGGGAGAAATGCATCCCGATGTTGCGGGAATTTTGAATAGTTTGGCAGTACTTTATGATGCTCAATTTAAATATGCAGAAGCAGAAAAGCTATTTACGGAAGTCTTGTTAATTATTAGAAGTCAATTTGGTAATAACCATCCCCAGGTAGCCACAACTTTAAATAATCTTGCTACAGTCTATGGTAGTTTAGAACGTTTTTCCGAAGCAGAGGAATTTGTACATTAA